A portion of the Gossypium arboreum isolate Shixiya-1 chromosome 8, ASM2569848v2, whole genome shotgun sequence genome contains these proteins:
- the LOC108452090 gene encoding uncharacterized protein LOC108452090 gives MQIQVKCSCGAEKCPEWAIIELQGVVEVQPSFQHSLQNLQIGLLCRPSSQENYTFTVGYHELTGYKVALKKPMVVLKKIKYMDVERQIDEATSSSSCVELDVVGFIRHKILFKTRPTALISGPQPTVKEKINAEGA, from the exons atgcaGATCCAGGTAAAGTGTAGTTGTGGGGCAGAGAAGTGCCCTGAATGGGCAATTATCGAATTGCAAGGTGTGGTTGAAGTGCAGCCTTCTTTCCAGCATTCTCTCCAAAACCTCCAAATCGGACTGCTTTGTCGCCCTTCTTCCCAG GAGAATTACACTTTCACGGTCGGCTATCATGAATTAACAGGGTACAAAGTGGCCCTTAAGAAGCCCATGGTGGTTCTCAAGAAAATTAAGTACATGGACGTGGAGCGGCAAATTGATGAGGCTACTTCTTCTTCATCGTGCGTAGAGCTCGATGTTGTTGGATTTATTCGCCACAAGATTTTGTTCAAGACCAGGCCCACGGCCTTGATCTCTG GACCACAACCCACTGTTAAGGAAAAGATTAATGCGGAAGGTGCCTGA